In Equus caballus isolate H_3958 breed thoroughbred chromosome 26, TB-T2T, whole genome shotgun sequence, the following are encoded in one genomic region:
- the LOC111770810 gene encoding uncharacterized protein, translating to MGGLLPARASAVQLILGRLWGALQGISGSVRHILALPAFPWETLVGTVVPVLIVQRRHALRSVKALGKRCSATTGACDTHRPPGMKASALSLQVLCTSAINTDLSKWSLQAAVHLLEELQKSQPPKPSRVTDERPTLKASEKDAGQFHKKTTDDLNENTHFPERVELLEQGILRWKQRVQEKEKEKERWERSNAQRKQALKDQLSRLQAVAESLRESILSPDLLGDRVDGRNSDMEQKTEAELEINPSVRQQLV from the coding sequence ATGGGGGGCCTGCTGCCTGCCAGGGCATCTGCTGTCCAGCTGATTCTGGGGCGCCTGTGGGGGGCTCTGCAGGGGATTTCTGGAAGTGTGAGACACATCCTGGCTCTCCCTGCATTCCCCTGGGAGACCCTGGTGGGTACCGTGGTGCCGGTGCTGATAGTACAGAGACGACACGCTTTACGGAGTGTGAAGGCACTGGGCAAAAGATGTTCTGCAACGACAGGAGCCTGTGACACCCACAGGCCGCCTGGGATGAAGGCCAGTGCTCTCTCGTTACAAGTCTTGTGCACATCAGCAATAAATACAGACCTGAGCAAGTGGTCACTTCAGGCCGCTGTCCACCTTCTGGAAGAACTACAGAAGAGCCAGCCTCCTAAACCTTCCCGAGTGACTGACGAAAGACCCACCTTAAAAGCATCAGAGAAGGACGCAGGACAATTTCATAAGAAAACAACGGATGATTTGAATGAAAACACTCATTTTCCAGAAAGAGTGGAACTGCTTGAACAAGGAATTCtgagatggaagcagagagtccaagaaaaggagaaggagaaagaaaggtgGGAAAGGTCGAACGCACAAAGGAAGCAGGCCCTGAAAGACCAACTCAGCCGACTACAGGCCGTGGCTGAAAGCCTGCGGGAGAGCATCCTCTCGCCGGATCTCCTGGGAGACCGTGTGGATGGCAGGAACTCGGATATGGAGCAGAAGACGGAAGCAGAACTGGAGATCAATCCATCCGTGCGTCAGCAGTTGGTGTGA